Part of the Desulfuromonas sp. genome is shown below.
AAGAAGGTGACGAGGGTCACAACCAGAGTAAAGCTTTTCAGCAGAGGCTCGTTGTCCCTGGGAATAAACAGCAGGATCACCATGCCCAACAGTGGCAGGAAAGTCATCAGACTGAGAAGGTGTTCGCTCATTGCAAAACGCTCCTTGTATTAACTCTAGAAAATTCTCTGCCTGTTATCGCAGGACAAAGTAACCAACAAAAACAACAACCCCGACTACCATCCATGCCGCATAATTCTGGGTCAAACCCGTCTGCAGCAGGTAGCGGGAACCGGAGGAGATGCCCCGGGTCACATAACCGAAACCATTAACGACCCCGTCAACAATACTGACATCCAGCCCCTTCCAGCAGAAACGGCCAAAGGCCTTGCATGGGTTAATGAACAGAAAGTCGTAGAGCTCGTCAATGTACCACTTGTTATAGACCCAGCGATGCAGCTTGCTGAACCGTGCGGTAAACCGCGCCGGCAGCTCCGGGCGCTTCATGTACAACAGGGTTGCCACACCGATTCCGGTGAGACCGAGAATGACCGAAAGGACCATCAGACCGATTTCAGTCGAAGCGCTGCCATGGGCACTGATGTCATAGGTCTGCTGCGTATGATGAAAAACCGGAGCCAGGAATTGATCAAGCTTGTTACCGATATGGAACTTGTCGATGACATGCGGAATCCCGACAAAACCGCCGACGGTGGCCAGCGTTGCCAGGACAACCAGCGGCAGGGTAATCACCCAGGGTGACTCGTGCACGTGGTCCTTGGCACGGGCATCGGTCTTCTGCGGACCATGGAAGGTCATGTAGAGCGACCGGAACATGTAGAAAGCCGTCATCATGGCCGCCACCGAACCGACGACCCAGACGATGATGCTGCCGCGGGTCGATGCGAAGGTCCACCAGAGGATCTCATCCTTGGAGAAGAAGCCGGAGAAGAACGGCATGCCGGAAATGGCCAGACAGGAGATCAGGTAAGTGATCCAGGTGACCGGCATGAACTTGCGCAGGCCGCCCATGTTGCGCATATCCTGAGGATCATCATCCAGATGAGCATGATGCAGGGCATGGTGCATGGCGTGAATAACCGAACCGGAACCGAGGAAGAGACAGGCCTTGAAGAAGGCATGTGTCATCAGATGGAAGATACCGGCGGTAAAGGCGCCAACGCCCATCGCCATGAACATGAAGCCGAGCTGCGAAACAGTTGAATATGCGAGAACGCGCTTGATGTCATTCTGGGCAAAACCGATGCTGGCGGCAAACAGGGCGGTCGCAGCACCGACACAGGCTATAACCATCATTGTGCCCGGGGCCATTGCAAACAGTCCGTTCATCCGGCCGATCATGTAGACGCCGGCGGTAACCATGGTCGCAGCATGGATCAGGGCTGAAACCGGGGTCGGACCTTCCATTGCATCCGGCAACCAGGTATAAAGCGGAATCTGGGCCGATTTACCGGTGGCACCGAGGAAGAAGCAGAGGGTGATGATGGTGACGACAACACTGCCGGTCCCGAGCAAATGACCATTAGCGGCAATCTCTTCGAAATTGATCGTCCAGACGCCATGCTCCGAACCGAGGGTCCAGAACAGAGTCAGCAGTCCGAGCAGGAAGCCGAAGTCACCGACCCGGTTGACGACAAATGCCTTTTTGGCGGCATCGCCAGCCGATTTCTTTTCAAAGTAGTAGCCGATGAGCAGGTACGAGCAGAGACCGACGCCCTCCCAACCGATAAACATGACCAGGGCGTTGCCGCCGAGGACCAGCATCAGCATCGAAAATACGAAGAGGTTCAGATAGCTGAAGTAGCGGTAAAAACCCTCTTCGCCATGCATGTAACCGATTGAATAGAGGTGGATCAGCGAGCCGACACCGGTAACAACGAGCAGCATCACCGCCGAGAGCGGATCAAACAGGAACTCCCAGTCAACCTGAAGCTGACCGACCGTCATCCAGGAAAAAACTTTCTCGTTGTGGCTTTTGTCAATATCACCGAGCAGCTGAAAGAAATACTTGCAGGACACGACGAAAGACATGGCCACAGCCAGTGTTCCGATGGCACCGATTACCTTTTCACTCTTGAGAACCTTCTTGCCGAGCAGACCATTGATGATGGCGCCGACGAGGGGAAAGAGCGGAATGAGCCAAAGTTTATCGTACATCTATACTCTCCTAACCGGAATGAATCCCTACAACAAAAAGCAGGTTACCATTTCAGCAAACTGAAATCGTCAACCGCAATCGACTCCCGATTACGGAAAAATGCGATCATCAGGGCGAGACCGACGGCTGCTTCGGCAGCGGCGACAGTCATAACAAAGAAAACGAAAATCTGACCATCCATGTTGCCGAGGTGACTCGACAGGGAAATAAAGGTCAGGTTGACGGCATTCAGCATCAGTTCAATACACATGAAGATAACAATCGCGTTCTTCCTGGTCAGAACCCCGAAGGTCCCCAGAGAGAAGAGAATTGCACTCAACACCATGTAGTGACTTGTTGTAATCATTGGATCTTCCTCCCGTTAAGCCGTTAGACTTCTTTTTTAGCCAGCACCACGGCACCGACAATGGCCACCAGGAGCAGGATAGAGGCAATTTCGAACGGCAGCAGGAACTTGGTGAACAAGGACTCGGCAATCAGTTCGGTGTGTCCGATCTGAGCAACCGCCGCTGCGTCAAAATCCTTCTTGATGTTGATCATGTCCATCGGCCGGCCACGATTGAGCAGATAGTAGATCTGACCAAAGATCATGGCAGCAAGGACCGTTGCCCAGCCGACACTGTGGCTCCCCTTGCGGGCTACGGCGGTTCCGAGATTCAGCAGCATGATCGTGAAGATGATCAGCATCAGAATGGCACCGGCGTAAACCATGATCTGGATGGCTGCCATGAATGGGGCATTCAGCATGACATAGAAGTTTGCCAGGCAAACAAATGTCATCATCAGGGCAATCGCATTATTGATCGGGCTCTTGCAGGTTACGACCAGAAAACCCGAAACAACAGCGACCAGGGCAAGCAGGTAAAAATACATTATTTCCATCGATTCAGTGCTCCCGTCACGAATTAGCGTACAAGACGATCTTTATCGAAGGTGAAGTCTTCGCGATGATAATTGGCCAGTTCGTAATCGCCGGTCATCTCGATCGCTTCGACCGGACAGGCCTCGACACAGTAGCCGCAGAAGATGCACCGCAGAAGATCAATCTTGTAGACCTTCGGGTACTTCTCACCTTTTACATTCTCGGCCGATTCGACCGTAATACACTTGGCCGGGCAGACGGTCGGGCAGAGATAGCAAGCAACACATTTTTCGCGGTCATGGTCGGGAACCAGGCGGTGCAGTCCACGAAAACGCTCAGCCGGCTGCAGCCGATGCCCTTTGCGCGGATACTGAACAGTCGTGGTATTCCCCGGGCCCAAGTGCTTGAATGTGATCCATAAACCCTGGATAAACTCTTTAATCATGAGAAATCCCTCTTTCTCGAATTAATGATTACTGGAACATCAGGACAACAAAGCCGGTGAGGACGATATTGGCCAATGACAGCGGCAGGAATATCTTCCAGCCCAGGAACATCAACTGATCGTAACGCACCCGTGGCCAGGTCGCCCGGATCCAGATAAAGAAGAACATGAAGCAGAAGATCTTGAGCAGGAAATTGATCGGACCGTAGAACGGGCCGTCCCAGCCACCAAGAAACAGGGTCGCAGTGATTCCGGCAATCACGATCATATTGGCATATTCAGCCATGAAGAACATGGCGTATTTCATCGATGAATACTCGGTACAGAAACCGGAGACAAGCTCGGTTTCGGCTTCCGGAAGGTCAAACGGGGTCCGGTTGATCTCGGCCAGGCCACTGAACATGAACAGGACAAAAGCGAGCGGCTGCGAGAAGATGTACCAGTTGTGCATCCAGTGCGGCAAGGTAGCGATGCCCCAGAGCGGTTCCATCTGGGCGGCAACAATACCGCGGAGGCTGAGGGTTTCCGACAGCATGAAAATGGAAACGATGACCAGGCCGGCAGTCAGCTCGTAAGAGACCATCTGGGCCGAGGAACGAATACCGCCGAGCAGCGAATACTTGCTGTTCGAGGCCCAGCCGGCAAGAACAATACCGTAGACACCGAGACCGGCCATTGCCAGGACGAAAAGGATGCCGATATTGAGATCGGTAATCTGCAACGGAATGATGTACTGGCCAATCGTCAGGTCAGGGCCGAACGGCACAACCGCCATGGTGATCAGTGCCGGGACCAGGATCATCATCGGGGCCAGGATAAACGGGACCTTGCTCGCTTCGGCCGGAATAATATCTTCCTTGAAAAAGAGCTTGATACCGTCGGCGATCGGTTGCAGCAGACCATACCAGCCGGTTTCCATCGGTCCGAGGCGGGTCTGCATCCGACCGATGATTTTACGTTCGGCATAGGTTGCGTAGGCCACAATCCCCATCAGTACGCCGAAGACCACGAGAATTTTAATAATCATGGCCGCAACGAAAAGAAGCGGGCTGTTTGAGAGGCTAAGCATTTCTGGCGTCATGGTAATCCTCTTCATTTACCTTTGTTATCTCATCAATACGGGCTGGCTACTTACTGACATCAACAGCAACAGCAGCTTCACCCTTGTAAACATTATTAATTCCGGCGTCGGCAAAGTGATACGGTGCAAATAAGACCCCTTGCGGCAACCGGTTGTCGATTTTGGCCTTGAGCTGGAGTTCTGCACCGTTCGCTTTGACTTTGATCATATCGCCCTCGGCAACTTGCAGTGCCGAAGCATCTTCACGACCGAATTCAACGTAGGCTTCAGGGACAACCGCTACCGGTCCCTTCGCCCTGGTCGAAACCGTACCGCTGTGATAAAGAGCGCTGCCGGTCAACAACAGATATTTGCCATCAATGGCCTTGTTGCCGGCAACGGCAATAACTTTTTTCTGCTTGATGACCGGACTCTCACCACCCCAGACAACGCCTTCCGGTCCGATATCGTTGAATTCAATACCGGCATAGTTTTTAACCTCTTCGGCAATCGCCGCGAATACGGCAGCCGGACCGGTATAACTGACGCTGCTGCCGAGCCTGGCGGCGAGCAGTTCAAAAATTTCAAAATCGGTTTTTGCCTCACCAGGGCTGGTGATACCCGGCCGAACCCGCTGAATCCGGCGCTCGGCGTTGGTGAAGGTTCCATCCTTCTCGGCAAATGATGCCGCCGGCAGAACAACATCGGCTCGCTCCGCCGTCGGCGACAGGAACAGGTCCTGAACGACAACAAAGCCGGCTCCGTCGAGGGCCTTTTCCGTGCGGCTGCGATCCGGGTAGGAACTCATAATATCTTCACCGGCAATGTAGAGAGCCGACAGGTTGCCGGCTGCGGCCGCATCAAGCATCGCCGAGGCGCCCATACCCTGACCGGCCGGGATAACCCCGAGGTCGATGGCACCCTGGCTGTTGGCCTTTTCGCCACAGAGGTAGAGGCCGCTTCCTTCCTTATCAACATTGCCGCTGAGGATCGCCAGATTGGCGGCAGCAACGGCAATTTCCTTGCTTTGCGCTGTGTAGGGGAGACCGTATGCGAGCAGGATAGCGCTCTTCTCGGCTCCGGCCAGTGCCTTGGCTGCAGCACGGATCTGCTCGGCCGGGACGCCGGTTACCGCGGCAACCTTTTCCGGAGTGTACTCGGCCAGGCTCTTCTGCAGATCATCAAGCCCCTCAACACCAGCGGTCACCGCCGAACCATCTTCAATCAGAGCCTGCGCCATGGCGTTCAGAACGTTGACCTCAAGCGCCGGCTTATGGAGCATGGTCACAGCATTCGGCAGCTTGCCAAATTTGCCCTTTTTATCGGCGACAACGAAAAGCTGGGCCTCGTTGCGCTTGACCGCCTGATTGACAACCATGCCGAAGACCGGATGGGTCTCATAGAAATCGGAGCGAATAGAGATGATGACATCAGCATCTTCAACCTGCGGGAACGTACCGGTTGAGGCCTGGATACCGAGGGTTTGAAACAGTCCTTCCGTCACACCCTTGTAGCACTCGCCGCCGGAGTGATCGATATTTTCGGTACCGGCTGCTTTGGCGACGTTCTTCAGCAGAAAGAGTTCTTCATTGGTCAGGCGGGCTCCCGAGAGGATGCCGAAACCCTTGTCAGCCGCGGCTTTCTGCAAACCTTCGGCAACAGCAGTCAATGCCTCATCCCAGTTCGCTTCAACCAGTTTTCCATCCTTCCTGACCAGCGGCGTCGTCAGTCTCTCCTCGCTATTGGCGTAGGAGTAGCCGAAACGACCACGGATGCAGAGGTTTCCGTCATTAACACCAATCTTGTCGTTGAAGCGAATGGTCTGAACCTTGTTGTCCATCACCCCGAGGCTGACGGTGCAACCATTGCCGCAGTAACTACAGACCGAGTCGACTTCCTTGAGCTGCCAGGGACGCGCCTTGAACTTGAACGGCCGCGGCAAAATCGCACCAACCGGACACATCGACACGCACTGGCCGCAGAATTCACAGTTAAGGCCGCGATCAAAAGCGGTTGCGATCTTGGTTTCGAACCCACGATTGATGAACGAGTAGGAACCATAACCGACGATTTCGTCGCAAACACGCGCGCATTTGCCGCAAAGAACACAGCGGTTCATGTTGCGCTCGATCAGCGGGTTGACCTCGTCGGTCGGCAGATCGAATTTTTCACCTTGAAAACGGTTGGTGACAACTTCATATTCGTAAGTGAGGTCCTGCAGGTCGCATTCGCCGCCCTTGTCGCAGACCGGGCAGTCGATTACGTGGTTGACCAGAAGGAATTCAAGAACGGTCTTGCGAACCTTCTTGATTTCATCAGACATGGTTGTTACCACCATACCTTCGGTCACCGGAGTGGTGCAGGCCGGAATCAGACGGCCTTTCATCTGCTCAACTTCGACCAGGCAGACCCGGCAGGCGCCGTAGGGCAAAAGCTTCTTGGCGTAGCAGAGAACCGGAATATCAATACCGGCCTCAATTGACGCTTCGTAAATTGTCGCAGTTTTGCTGACCGTGATCTCTTTGCCGTCGATCGTCAGGTTAACCATCGTGTCCTCTTTATCGTTAAAAATGCGTCTAGTTCGTTATTCAATTGCCATGAAGCGGCAGGCGTCGTAGCAGGAAGTACATTCGGTGCACTTCTCCTTGTCGATAACCGCGACCTGCCCTTTTTCCCAGGCAATACAGTCAACCGGGCATACCTTCGGACAAATACCGCACTTCTTGCACTTCTCTTCAATGACTTCAAACTTGAGCAGAGGCTTGCAGCTGTGGGAAGGGCATTCCTTTTCTTTGATGTGGGCCTCGTACTCATGCCGGAAGTAACGGATGGTCGACAGAACCGGGTTCGGCGCCGTCTGACCGAGGCCACAGAGCGAACTCTTCTTGATGTCGTAAGCCATATCCTGAAGCAGTTCGATATCGCCTTCCTGACCCTTGCCTTCGGTGATCCGCTCGAGGATTTCGAGCATGATCTTCAGGCCGATCCGGCAGGGGATACACTTGCCGCACGACTCAACGCGGGTAAAGTTAAGAAAGAAGCGGGCAATGTCGACCATGCAGGTCGTTTCGTCCATGACAACCAGACCACCGGAACCCATCATCGCACCGGCCTGGATCAGGGAATCATAGTCGACCTGGGCATCGAGAGCTTCTGCCGGCAGACAGCCGCCGGAAGGGCCACCGGCCTGAACCGCCTTGAACTTGCGGTTGTTGAGGATACCGCCACAAACATCGTAGATAACTTCGCGCATCGCGGTGCCGGCCGGAACTTCAACCAGGCCGGTATGCTTGACCTTGCCGGTCAGGGCGAAGATCTTGGTCCCCTTGGTCCCTTCGGTGCCGATATTGGAGAACCATTCGGCGCCGTTGTAAAAAATGTAGGAAACGTTGGCAAAAGTCTCAACGTTATTGATGTTGGTCGGCTTGCGCCACAAACCACGGACGGCCGGGAACGGCGGGCGGGGGCGGGACATGCCGCGCTCACCCTCGATCGAAGCCATCAGGGCTGTCTCTTCACCACAAACAAACGCTCCGGCGCCGGCCTTGATCTTCATGTCGAACTTGAAGCCGAGATCGAGGCAGTTTTCGCCGAGGATCCCTCTTTCGTAACAGGTATCGATCGCCTTTTGCAGACGCTTGATCGCCAACGGATACTCGGCACGGCAGTAGACGTAACCGAAGGTGCAGCCGATGGCATAGGCGGCAATCATCATCCCTTCAATGATTCCGTAGGGGTCGCCTTCAAGGATCGAACGGTCCATAAATGCGCCCGGGTCACCCTCGTCAGCGTTGCAGATCAGATACTTTTCATCACCCGGCGTCGCCTTGCAGAATGACCACTTGACCCCGGTCGGGAAACCACCGCCGCCACGACCACGCAGGCCGGACTTCTTGACTTCCTCAATAACTTCTTCCGGCGTCATGGTGACCGCTTTCCTGATACCGGTAAATCCTTTATGGGCGAGAAAATCCTCAATACTTTCGGCATCGATGGTTCCGCAACGCGAAAAGATCAGACGCTGCTGCTTCTCGAGAAACTGGCCATAGTAAGGTCCGGCGACCTTCTTTGGCACTGGCTCCTTGCCGATCATGTGTTCTTCAACGATTTGCGGCACCAGTTCGGGGGTCACAAAATCGTAGGTGATCGCCTCCTCACCCGGCATAACAACATCGACCATAACGTCGTTGGCACAGAGACCACGGCAGCCTGTCTTTTTAATGTCGCAACGCTTGCCGACCTTTGCTTCCAAGCCCTGCTTCTCGAATTCATCTTCGAACGCGTCAATAACTTTCTGGGCTCCGGAGGCAAAGCCGCCGGTTCCGGTACAGACAAGTATTTCGATATTTTCAGCTGTGTCGGCCATAAAAACCTCGGTCAGTTATCAATCCATCTTGACGTACTTGTCGATGACTTCATCCATCTTCTGAACTGTCAGCGAACCGTACGTATCGTCATTCACCATAATGACCGGCGCCATACCACAGGCCCCGATACAAGCGACATACTCGGCGGTAAACTTAAGATCCTCGGTAGTTTCGGCATGGCCTACACCAAGACGATCCTTGAGGGTATCACCGATCCGGCCAGCCCCCTTGACGTGGCAGGCGGTCCCCATGCAAACGCGGATAATATACTTGCCCCGCGGTTCGAGGTGGAACTGGGCATAAAAAGTCAGAACCCCGTAGATCTGGCTCGCATAGACATTGAGTCGTTCAGCCGTCAGATGAACGGTCGGCTCCGGAATATAGCCGTAATGCTCCTGAATTGCCTGCAAAGCCGGCATCAGGGCGCCCGGCATATCGACATACTTGTCGAGGATCTCGTTACACGGCGCGAGATCGACTTCCTGTTCTTGAACTTGCTCCACAGCTTCGCTCATGGAATTACCTCTTGAGTCGGAGTCAGTTAACGGTCGATTTCACCAAGGACAATATCCAGGGTACCGATCGTTGCGATTACGTCAGCCAGCAGCGCGCCCTCGACCATCTGCGGCAGAGCCTGCAGATTGACGAATGATGGCGGCCGGATTTTCATCCGGTAAGGATTGGCCGAACCATCGGAGACGAGATAGTAGCAGAGCTCGCCTTTCGGCGCTTCGATGCCGACATAAACTTCGCCTTCCGGCGCCGTAAAGCCTTCGGTAATAATCTTGAACTGATGAATCAGGCCTTCGATAGAGTTGACGACATCCTGTTTCGGCGGCAGACAGATTTTCGGGCAATCAGCGAGAATCGGGCCGTCCTGCAGCTTGTCGAGCGCCTGCATAATGATCTTGGCCGATTCACGCATCTCGATGAGGCGCGCCTTGTACCGGGCGAAGGTGTCACCCTCTTCCATAACCGGCACCTCAAAATCGTAATCTTCATAGCCGCTGTACGGGTTATCACGACGCAGATCCCAGTCAACACCGGAGGCGCGCAGGGCCGGACCGGAGAGGCCGATATCGATCGCATCTTCACCCGAGATCGTGCCGACGTCGATCGTCCTCTTCTGCCAGATTTTGTTGCCGGTCAGCAGGCCTTCGTAAGTATCAACATAGGAGTCCATGTCTTCGGCAAACTTGCGGATATCGTCGGTCACACCTGCCGGCAGATCAGCCGAAAGTCCGCCAACCCGGAAATAGTTGGTGGTCATCCGGGCGCCGGAGATCTTTTCATAGATATCGATAATCGCCTCGCGCTCGCGGAAACAGTAGAGGAATACGGTCATGGCACAGATATCGAGGGCGTGGGTTGCCAGCCAGACAAGGTGGCTCTTGATCCTGGTCAGCTCGGCAAGCATCACCCGGATAACCTTGGCCCGCTCCGGGATCTGATCGGTAATGTCGAGCAACTTCTCAACCGCAAGAACATAGCCGAGGTTGTTGCTCATCGGCGCCAGGTAATCGAGACGGTCGGTCAGGGGAATCGTCTGGTGGTAAGTCCGGTGCTCCGAAAGCTTTTCCACGCCACGATGCAGGAAGCCGATATGCGGCGTCGTTTTGACGACATTTTCGCCATCGAGCTCAAGAATCAGCTGGAGAACACCATGGGTCGAAGGATGCTGCGGACCCATATTTATGGTCATGGTTTCAGTTTGTGCCATCGTTTGCCTCTTTATCCTTGAGGATTAAAGTGTCGCGAGTAGATTTTCTTTCGATTTACTGCAGACGACCCTGATACGGTTCACGATCAGGGCCCTGAACCGGGTAGTCCTTGCGCAGGGGGTGCCCCTCCCAATCGGCCGGCATCAGGATGCGGCGCAGGTCGGGATGGTTGTTGAATGCAATCCCCATCAGGTCCCAGCATTCCCGCTCATGCCAGTTGGCTGTCGCCCAGACCGTGCAGACCGTATCGACGGCCGGATCACTCTCTTCAACCGGAACCTTGATCCGGAGGCGATCCTTGAGGGAGATATTGTAAAGATTGTAGACCACCATGAAGCGGGGGGACTGACCGAGATAGTCGACCCCGCAGAGGTCGCAGAGGAAATTATATCCGAGGTCACCTTTAAGGAAATTGCAGATCTCGACGATCTGCTCTTTTTTAACCGTGACCGTCGTCTCGCCCCGGAACTCTACAACATCCAGAACGGCATCTGCGAATTTCTGCTTCAGCTTGCCAACTGCGGCATGTTCACTCATAGCTTGCTTCCCTGTCATTTATTTATTTTAGTAAGCTCCGGCCATACCGGAGTTATCAGACTTCGGAAACCCGTTCGCCGACTCCGAGAACCGATCCGAACGAGTTGCGCTCATTCATGATCTTTTCCTGGAGCTTGCCAATACCGTAAATCAAGCCCTCCGGGCGGGGCGGACAGCCCGGGATATAAACATCAACCGGCAGATGCTGGTCAATACCCTGAACCGTACTGTAGGTATCAAAAATCCCGCCGGAGCAGGCACAGGCACCCATGGCGATAACATACTTCGGTTCCGGCATCTGCTCGTAAACGGTCTCGATAACCGGCAGCATCTTTTTAGTTACGGTCCCGGCAATAATGATCACGTCAGACTGGCGCGGCGACGCACGGAAAAGGATCCCGAGCCGGTCGAGGTCAAAACGGGCCGCACCGGCGGCCATCATTTCGATTGCGCAACAGGCGAGACCAAAGGTCATCGGCCACATTGAACGGGATCTGGACCAGTTAACCAGCTTGTCCAGACTCGTTGTAATGATATTGTTTCCCAGTGTCTGATCTACTCCCATTCCAGCGCTCCTTTTTTCCAGACATATACGTAGCCGACAAACAGGATAAGAATAAAAACGCCCATTTCAGCGAAACCGAACATGCCGAGCCTTTTGAACATCACCGCCCAGGGATAAAGAAAGACAACCTCGATATCAAATACGATAAAGAGCATTGCGATGATGTAAAACTTGACCGAAAAACGATCCCGGGCCGTACCGAAAAGCGGCATGCCGCACTCATACGGTGCGAGCTTGACGGCGGACGGCTTCTTCTGTCCGACCAGGCGGGAAAAAACCACCGAGCCGGCCGCAAAGGCGAAGGCTATGGCGACAAGCACCAGGATCGGCAAATAATTGTCTAGCATGTAATGACTCCTCCCAACGAGATGACTGTCACATTTAATCTAATCAGGGCTGGTTTTAACGGCATTTTAAGCGTGTGCAAGTTAGGATACTTTAAGGTCTTTGTCAAGGGAAAAATACCGTATACTGTATGCACTTTAGCGGGATCGCCTGATGAGCCGCAAATCCGCTTATTCTGGCCTTTTACGACAAATTTGGTCGCCTTTTACCTTTAATGATTATCAGGTTTTATTCGAGACAATAATCGCCCTTTTTCACGCCGGCCAATCGGCTCCATAAACAGAGTTAATTGGTCGCTGAAATTCGACTGTTCCATTTACTGCATTATCAGTTGATCGTGGGCTTTTCAAGCTATATCGGAAGATCGCAATCTTGGCCGATTTTACTATCGCCTGGTCCGCCCTTTTCGGCGAAGACAACCAATCTTGCCGGTTGCGCTCACCGCATCCGCTGCCGGAATCGGGCCGCAAGAGCAATACGCCGAGCCGGTGGCAGACCGACCATCTTGTCGTTCTTCCCGCTGCCGCCGGCAATGCGACAGAATAAGCGGCAAGCCGGGGTCCAGCGTTACCCGCCTGTTTAAGTTTCCGGCACTGCCGGGACAGGCGGAACGATCACCAATTAAAATACGGAAATTTCTACTTTTACCTGTACCCTGTATGGTGGTACTCTGATGTATGTTATGCACGCTGATTAGCGAACTTAGGCGCCTGGGGGCCAGAGAATATGTCGATAACAGATTTGCCGTTTCGTAACGATTTCTACAAGGTTATGCTCGACCAGATGTCGGAAGGGGTCTACTTCACCGACACCGAACGACGCATCCTGTACTGGAACACGGCAGCCGAGCAATTGACCGGCTACAATTCCCAGGACGTTGTCGGATCCTATTGCAACGACAACATCCTGCGCCATGTCGATTGCGATGGTTGCTCGCTCTGCGAAGACCACTGCCCGCTTTTTGACTCGCTCAAGGAAGGTCGTCAGGTTTACAAACGGGCCTACCTTTACCATAAAAAAGGCTACCGGGTCGCCGTTGATGTCAAGGTTTCCCCGGTCTTCGGATCGACCAATCAGATTTTAGGAGCGGTCGAGGTGTTCTCCGATGCTTCCGATTCAATTGTTCTTGAGAATCTCAACCAGACCTTGCGCAAGCAGTTACGCATTGACCTGATGACCAAACTCCCCAACCGACGCGCCTTGATGCAGTCACTGAAGGACGAATTTATCCGTTACAAGCGTTACGAGTCGACTTTTTCGCTGGTAGCGATCGACATTGATCATTTCAAACAGATCAACGACACCCTGGGCCATCCAACCGGAGACCGGGCTCTGATCTGGTTTGCCAATCAGCTCACTTCGGTGTTTCGCAAGGTCGATACAATTAGCCGGTACGGCGGTGAGGAATTTTTCGTGTTGTTGCCGAATACTGCCGCCGACACTGCAGTAAAGGCGGCAGAAAAGTTGAAGATACGCTTGAATGAACAACCCTGCCCGGTGACCGGCGAGATGCTGACGGCCAGCATCGGGGTGACCTCTCTCCTTGCTACCGACACCCTGCGAAGCGTTCTCGAACGTGCCGACCAGGCGATGTACCGGGCCAAGGAAAGCGGCCGCAACCGGATCTGCGCCGTCTAGGAGCGGGTCATACTGCGCCGGGAATCAATCTTGTTCATCCCGGCGAGCAGGATGCCGAGGGTGATAAACGCACCCGGCGGCAGAATCATTAGCAGGAAGGGCTCATAGCCGGACCCGAACAACGAAATTCCGAGCAGCGAACCACTACCGAAGATTTCCCGTACCGCCCCGAGTACAAACAGCGCCAGGGTAAAACCGAGCCCCATACCGACGCCGTCAATAATCGAAAT
Proteins encoded:
- a CDS encoding NADH-quinone oxidoreductase subunit NuoE — protein: MSEAVEQVQEQEVDLAPCNEILDKYVDMPGALMPALQAIQEHYGYIPEPTVHLTAERLNVYASQIYGVLTFYAQFHLEPRGKYIIRVCMGTACHVKGAGRIGDTLKDRLGVGHAETTEDLKFTAEYVACIGACGMAPVIMVNDDTYGSLTVQKMDEVIDKYVKMD
- a CDS encoding NADH-quinone oxidoreductase subunit NuoF, encoding MADTAENIEILVCTGTGGFASGAQKVIDAFEDEFEKQGLEAKVGKRCDIKKTGCRGLCANDVMVDVVMPGEEAITYDFVTPELVPQIVEEHMIGKEPVPKKVAGPYYGQFLEKQQRLIFSRCGTIDAESIEDFLAHKGFTGIRKAVTMTPEEVIEEVKKSGLRGRGGGGFPTGVKWSFCKATPGDEKYLICNADEGDPGAFMDRSILEGDPYGIIEGMMIAAYAIGCTFGYVYCRAEYPLAIKRLQKAIDTCYERGILGENCLDLGFKFDMKIKAGAGAFVCGEETALMASIEGERGMSRPRPPFPAVRGLWRKPTNINNVETFANVSYIFYNGAEWFSNIGTEGTKGTKIFALTGKVKHTGLVEVPAGTAMREVIYDVCGGILNNRKFKAVQAGGPSGGCLPAEALDAQVDYDSLIQAGAMMGSGGLVVMDETTCMVDIARFFLNFTRVESCGKCIPCRIGLKIMLEILERITEGKGQEGDIELLQDMAYDIKKSSLCGLGQTAPNPVLSTIRYFRHEYEAHIKEKECPSHSCKPLLKFEVIEEKCKKCGICPKVCPVDCIAWEKGQVAVIDKEKCTECTSCYDACRFMAIE
- a CDS encoding NADH-quinone oxidoreductase subunit D (Catalyzes the transfer of electrons from NADH to quinone) encodes the protein MAQTETMTINMGPQHPSTHGVLQLILELDGENVVKTTPHIGFLHRGVEKLSEHRTYHQTIPLTDRLDYLAPMSNNLGYVLAVEKLLDITDQIPERAKVIRVMLAELTRIKSHLVWLATHALDICAMTVFLYCFREREAIIDIYEKISGARMTTNYFRVGGLSADLPAGVTDDIRKFAEDMDSYVDTYEGLLTGNKIWQKRTIDVGTISGEDAIDIGLSGPALRASGVDWDLRRDNPYSGYEDYDFEVPVMEEGDTFARYKARLIEMRESAKIIMQALDKLQDGPILADCPKICLPPKQDVVNSIEGLIHQFKIITEGFTAPEGEVYVGIEAPKGELCYYLVSDGSANPYRMKIRPPSFVNLQALPQMVEGALLADVIATIGTLDIVLGEIDR
- the nuoG gene encoding NADH dehydrogenase (quinone) subunit G: MVNLTIDGKEITVSKTATIYEASIEAGIDIPVLCYAKKLLPYGACRVCLVEVEQMKGRLIPACTTPVTEGMVVTTMSDEIKKVRKTVLEFLLVNHVIDCPVCDKGGECDLQDLTYEYEVVTNRFQGEKFDLPTDEVNPLIERNMNRCVLCGKCARVCDEIVGYGSYSFINRGFETKIATAFDRGLNCEFCGQCVSMCPVGAILPRPFKFKARPWQLKEVDSVCSYCGNGCTVSLGVMDNKVQTIRFNDKIGVNDGNLCIRGRFGYSYANSEERLTTPLVRKDGKLVEANWDEALTAVAEGLQKAAADKGFGILSGARLTNEELFLLKNVAKAAGTENIDHSGGECYKGVTEGLFQTLGIQASTGTFPQVEDADVIISIRSDFYETHPVFGMVVNQAVKRNEAQLFVVADKKGKFGKLPNAVTMLHKPALEVNVLNAMAQALIEDGSAVTAGVEGLDDLQKSLAEYTPEKVAAVTGVPAEQIRAAAKALAGAEKSAILLAYGLPYTAQSKEIAVAAANLAILSGNVDKEGSGLYLCGEKANSQGAIDLGVIPAGQGMGASAMLDAAAAGNLSALYIAGEDIMSSYPDRSRTEKALDGAGFVVVQDLFLSPTAERADVVLPAASFAEKDGTFTNAERRIQRVRPGITSPGEAKTDFEIFELLAARLGSSVSYTGPAAVFAAIAEEVKNYAGIEFNDIGPEGVVWGGESPVIKQKKVIAVAGNKAIDGKYLLLTGSALYHSGTVSTRAKGPVAVVPEAYVEFGREDASALQVAEGDMIKVKANGAELQLKAKIDNRLPQGVLFAPYHFADAGINNVYKGEAAVAVDVSK